ATGTATGTCTGAATACACTCCCTCCCGCCGGATTCGCCTTTCTTGCGGAAAAAGCAAAACTCCGCGCTTTGCGCGTCGCGCCGATTTTTGCAAGATCTGCCGCAACACATGTTGTGGCATTTCTTGTTTTGAGGCCGTACAGCAAGCTTTGAACACCGGGCGTTATGTCTGAGGAGGCCGCATGGCGCTTTCCTTTTCCCTGAATGACGCGGAGCGGGACTATCTGAGCCGCGTGGCCCGTCTGGCCATCGAAAGCGCTCTGGCCGGGAGGGACGCGGCCCGGCCGCCGGAGCCGCCGGCGAGCGCGGGTGCAGCGGCGGCAGGCCCGGACACGTTGCGCCGCGCGTTGGGTTCTTTTGTAACGCTTACCCTGGACGGTCGCTTGCGCGGTTGCATCGGAACCATTGTGGGCCGCGAACCGCTCTTTCTGAATGTGTGGCGAATGGCCCGCGCCGCCGCTTTTGAAGACCCGCGTTTCCCGCCGCTGACCGTGCGCGAATGGCCCGAAACCGCTTCCCATATTTCCGTGCTGGACGAACTGACTCCCTGCCCGGACCCGCAAGCCATTGAAGTGGGACGGCACGGTCTTGCCCTGCAATACATGGGGCGCAGCGGCGTTTTTCTGCCGCAGGTGCCCGTGGAACAGGGCTGGGATCGCGCAACCTACCTGGAACAGCTCTGCGCCAAGGCGGGCCTGCCCGGCGGCAGCTGGCGCGCGCCCGGCGCGCGGCTGTTCTGGTATGAAGCGCTGGTGTTTTGAGGCCGGAGACGTCCGTATGCGTCCGCTCTCATCCGGGCATGTCCACACCTTGTCATACGCCCGCTCCGGGCGTATGCTGCCTCCATTCTCAGGGCGGGGTGCAAGTCCCCACCGGCGGTGATGCGGTCGCGCCCTGCGCGCCGCCAGCCCGCGAGCGCCTTCCGTGAAGGGTCAGCAGATCCGGTGTGATTCCGGAGCCGACGGTAACAGTCCGGATGGAAGAGAATGGTCATGCACGCCGCGCGCTTGCGCCGGGCGCTGTTTTTTCTGTGAAAAAGCGGCCGCCTGTTGCTGACGCCCGGCGTTCCGCCACGCCCTGATGCACCATCTCCCGGCCTGTATGGCCGGACAAGGAGCATGTCATGCATCAGTCCCAATCTCCCCTTGCCTCGTTCGGTTCTTCCCACCTGGGCCTCATGCCGGGCCACAACTTCAACTGTGTCCCAATCTCCCCTTGCCTCGTTCGGTTCTTCCCAGGAGCGGATGCGCCGCGCTCTGGACGCGGTGCGCGCCGGACAGGGCGTCTGCATCGTGGACGATGAAGACCGCGAAAATGAAGGGGATCTGATTTTTTCGGCCCAGACTCTCAGCGTGCCCCAGATGGCCCTGCTGATCCGGCATTGCAGCGGCATCGTCTGCCTTTGCCTGACGGACGAGCGCGTCCGCCGCCTTGGTCTGCCCATGATGACCGAGGTCAACACCAATACGCAGGGCACGGCCTTCACCGTATCCATTGAGGCGGCCGTCGGCGTGACAACCGGCGTTTCCGCCGCCGACCGGGTGACGACGGTTCTGGCGGCCGTCAGGCCCGGAGCCCGCCCCGAGGATCTGCGCCGTCCGGGCCATGTCTTTCCGTTGCGGGCCCGCCCCGGCGGCGTACTGGAGCGGCGGGGACACACCGAAGCCACAGTGGATCTCATGGCTCTGGCCGGTCTTGCTCCCTGCGGGGTCCTTTGCGAACTGACCAATGAGGACGGCAGCATGGCCCGCCTGCCGGAAGTGGCGGCCTTTGCCCGCGCGCACAGCATGCCGTTGCTCAGTGTGGAAGATATCGCGGCCTGGCGGCGGGCGGCCGGAGAAGAAAAAACACGGCAGGCCGGTCAGGTGGCCTGAAGCCGCCGCGTCAGCTGAAAGCGCGTTGTCAATGCGGGAGGGCGGCTTTTCAGCCGCCCTCCCGGTCGTGCCGCACCGGCACGAAAATGATCTGCCCGTGGCTGGACGTGAAGCCCGCCAAGCCTCATTTTATTTTGGTAAAGCCTTGGCTTTCCAGATGCTCGTACAGTTTTTTATGCGTCCAGTGGCTGATGGTGCCGTCGGCGCATTTTTCTTTGAGGTATTCACGTACTTTCTGGTGCTCCAGATACAGAGACGCGACATAATTGATTTCGTGATCCTGACTGCAATTGAAGAGCGCGTGATCGCTGGGCATGGCGCACCTCCCGCTTTTCTATAAAGATTTACCTAAAAAAGTGTTTTGTCAATATAGAATGGGATAAATTTCAGGTAATGACGTCTATTCGTCACAAAAAGGCCGCGTAAATGACCATGATAACAATCTTCGGCAAAATTTGTCAGTTTCCGGGGTTCAGCCGTTGGGCCAGACGCGTATAGCGCTTGCGGGTTTTGTTGTTCTTGACGGCCATGTGCAGGGCGCGGGATTCGCCCACCAGCACTACCAGCTTTTTGCCGCGCGTCACGCCCGTGTAGATCAGGTTGCGCTGCAAGAGCACGTAATGCTGCATCATAATGGGAATGACCACGGCCGGGTACTCCGAGCCCTGTGATTTGTGGATGGAAATGGCATAGGCCGGGGCCAGTTCGTCCAGTTCGTCAAAATCATAGGGAACCACGCGCTCGTCAAAATTGACGCTCAGCGTGCGCTCTTTGGGGTCCAGAAAGACGATGCGGCCCATGTCGCCGTTGAAGACGTCCTTCTCGTAATTGTTGCGCACCTGCATGACCTTGTCGTGCAGGCGGAAGGCCCGGTCGCCGCGCCGCACCTCCAGACCGTTGGGGTTCAGGGCTTCCTGCAGACGCGTGTTCATCTGCCCCGCGCCCACGGCCCCTTTGTGCATGGGGGTGAGCACCTGGATGTCGTCCACCGGGTCCAGGCCAAAGCGGCGCGGGATGTGGTTCTTCACCAGATCCACCATCAGGTCCGCCGCTTTTTCCGGGTTGTTCTGGTGGATGAAGTAAAAGTCCGAGAGCCGCTCCTTGCTGGATTCCAGGTTCGGCACCTCGCCGTGGTTGATGAGGTGCGCGTTGCAGATGATTTCGCTTTCCGCGGACTGACGGAAAATTTCGGTCAGCTCCACCACCGGCACCACGCCCGAGGCGATGATGTCCGCCAGCACGTTGCCCGGCCCCACCGAGGGCAACTGGTAGACGTCGCCCACCAGCACCAGGGTCGCGCCCAGGGGAACGGCCTTGAGCAGGTGGTAGAAGAGCAGGGTGTCCATCATGGAGGCTTCATCCACCACCAGCAGGCCGCAGGCCAGGGGATTGTCCTCGTTGCGGGCGAAGCCGTCCTCCTTGGGACTGTATTCAAGCAGGCGGTGGATGGTGCGCGCCTCGCGGCCCGAGGTTTCGGCCATGCGCTTGGCGGCCCGGCCTGTGGGCGCGGCCAGCAGAATGCGCGCCCGCACCTCGCCGAACAGTTTGATGATGGCGTTGATAATGGTGGTTTTGCCCGTGCCCGGCCCGCCGGTAAGCACCATGACCTTGCTGCGCGCCGCAGTGCGCACGGCCTCCAGTTGTTCCGGGGCCAGGGCGATGGGCAGCTCGCCGGTGACTTTGTCCACCAGGGCGTCCGGGTTTTCGAAACGCACGGCCTTGGGCGAATGCAGCAGGCGCTGGAGATAAAAGGCGGTTTTGGCTTCGCAATGGTGATAACGGCGCAGATAGACGCCCACTTCATTGCCCTCCTCTCCGTCCTCGCCGCTCTCTTCGCCGGGTCCGGCAGCGCCGCCAAGAGCCTCCAGGTCTTCCCGCACCAGACGCTCGTCCAGTTCCAGGGCGGCGATGGCGTCCAGAGCCCGCTCCGGCTCCACATTCAGCTGGACGCAGACCTCCTGCACCAGTTTGGCTTCGGGCAGGTAGACGTTGCCGTCGTCCGTGGCCTTTTGCAGGATATAGAGCGTCCCGGCCTGGATGCGCAGGGGGTGGTCCGGCTCGAAGCCGAGCTTGGCGGCGGCCGCGTCGGCCGTGACAAAGCCGATGCCGTGGATGTCCATGGCCAGCCGGTAGGGATTTTCACGCACCACGTTGAGGGCCTGGCTGCCGTAGGCCCGGTAGATGCGCACGGCATAGGCCGGGGTGATGCCGTGAGGCTGGAGAAAAAGCAGCAGATCGCGCATGCCCCGGTGCTCGGCCCATGATTCGCGGATGCGCGCCAGGCTTTTGCGGCCCACGCCGCGCACCTGGAGCAGGCGTTCCGGCTCCTCATCCAGCATGCGGATGGTGTCCGTGCCGAAGACTTCCACAATGCGCCCGGCCAGCTCCTCGCCCACGCCCTTGATCAGGCCCGAGGCCAGATAGAGGCGGATGCCCTCGCTGGTGGCGGGCAGCACTTCCTCGGAGCTGGAGAATTCCACCTGGCGGCCGAAACGGGCGTTGTTCACCCAGCGTCCGGCCACCCTGAGCTGCACGCCGGCCTGCGGGTCCACCATATGCCCCACGCAGGACACGGGATCGCGGCTCACGGTACGCGGCGGCGCGCCCGCCACCTTGGCCTCGCCGGGACGGCCTTTGTCCGGCAACAGACGCAGGACGGTGTAGCCGTTCTCTTCATTGTGGAAGATCACGCGCTCCACCGTGCCGGTAAGTTCCACGGCGTCAGGATCGCGCAGCAGGGGCAGGTCGGCCATCAGTCCTCCGCCCCGCCTGCCCCGGTAGCATTGCGCGTCTTGCGTCGGCGCGACCACCAGAACCAGTCGCACTGTTCCGGCGGCAGGTGCGGATCGCGGGCCTGGGCCACGGCGCAGCAAAAAAGATCGTACTGGCAGATGTCCACCGTGACGCCTTGCAGACGGCAGAGACGCTCGTAAAGCTCACGCGGATCAGCAGCAGCCAGGGCCGCCACGCTGTCCACGCCCAGCAGGTGGAAATCCGCCAGCGAAGCCTTGCCCACGGATTTCAGATCCGCCAGGGAGCGTGTTTTTGCCGTGGCTTGAGGATTCACAGGCCGTGCTCCATGCGGCTTTGCAGCAGCAGGGCGTCGGCCAGGGCCAGGGCGGTCATGGCCGAAAGCACAGGCACAATGCGCGGAATGGCGGACAGGTCGTGACGTCCCCCGACCAACACCGCGGCGGCCCGGCCTTCCTTGTCCACAGTTTGTTGTTCTTGGGCGATGGAGGCAATGGGCTTGACGGCCGCGCGCAGCACAATGTCCTGACCGCTGGAAATGCCGCCCAGTATGCCGCCCGCGTGATTGGAGGTGAAACGGGCGGAGGAGATGGAGCCGTCCGCACCGGGCAGCAGGGCGTCGTTGTTTTGCGAACCGCGCAAGCGGGCTGCCGCGAAGCCTTCGCCCACTTCCACGCCCTTGACCGCGCCCACGCTCATGATGGCGTGGGCCAGCACGGCCTCCAGCTTGTCGAAGACCGGCTCGCCCAGCCCGGCGGGCACATTGCGGGCCACGATTTGCACGATGCCGCCCAGTGTGTCACCGGCCTTGCGCGCCTCGGCCACAGCCGCGTCCCAGAGGGCCGGGGCGGCGTCGGAAGCCGCGAAATAGGGGCGGCTCAGGGCGCGCTCCATGTCAACGTCCCCGGCGGGCACGGCAATGCCGCCCAGTTCCACGCAGGCCGCCTGTATACCGACGTCCTTGCGGGCCAGAATTTTTTTGGCGATGACGCCGCCCGCCACGCGCGCGGCCGTCTCCCGGCCCGAGGAGCGCCCGCCGCCGCGATGGTCGCGGAGGCCGTTGTATTTCTGAAAATAGCCCCAGTCCGCATGGCCGGGCCGGAAGACGTCGGCCAGATTGCCGTAGTCGCGTGAGCGCTGGTCTTCGTTGGCGATGTAAAAGCCGATGGGCGTGCCCGTGGTGCGGCCCTCGAACACGCCCGAGAGCAGACGCACCGTGTCGGACTCCTTGCGCTTGGTGGCCGTGGGGCCCTGGCCGGGCTTGCGCAGATCCAGTTCGGCCTGCATGTCGGCCTCGCAAAGCTCCAGACCGGCCGGGCAGCCGTCCAGCACGCCGCCCAGACCCGGACCGTGGGATTCTCCAAAAGTGGTCAGACGCAGGATGCGCCCGAAGGTATTGCCCGCCATGCTCTGCCTCGTGTTCCGCGCGCTGCCGCGCCGCTGTTCGTGAAATGTCCCGAAAGGGGGAGAAAGGGCGGCTGGCTCTCCGCGCCGATCCGGCACAAGTATATGAAAGGCCCCGGCCGCTGGCAAGGCTTGCGCTTTTGAGGGAGACGACGGCATGACCAGGGTTGCCGTGCGGCCGTATGCGTGTTTTCTGACAAGAAAATATCCCGTAACGGAGCAGGCATGTCTGGGACGGGCCTGCTCCGTTACGGGATGTTGACGCGATTCAGAGGCAAAAGACGCGTCGGTCGCTGATCATCTTAGACTTTCGCGGCGGTGCGCAGATCGGCCACCGCATCCGTGGCTTCCCAGGTGAATTCCGGCAGTTCGCGGCCGAAATGCCCGTAGCAGGAGGTCTTGGCGTAGATGGGGCGCTTGAGGTTCAGGCGCTTGCTGATGAAGTAGGGACGCAGGTCAAAAACTTCGC
Above is a genomic segment from Desulfovibrio porci containing:
- the amrA gene encoding AmmeMemoRadiSam system protein A — its product is MALSFSLNDAERDYLSRVARLAIESALAGRDAARPPEPPASAGAAAAGPDTLRRALGSFVTLTLDGRLRGCIGTIVGREPLFLNVWRMARAAAFEDPRFPPLTVREWPETASHISVLDELTPCPDPQAIEVGRHGLALQYMGRSGVFLPQVPVEQGWDRATYLEQLCAKAGLPGGSWRAPGARLFWYEALVF
- the ribB gene encoding 3,4-dihydroxy-2-butanone-4-phosphate synthase, encoding MRRALDAVRAGQGVCIVDDEDRENEGDLIFSAQTLSVPQMALLIRHCSGIVCLCLTDERVRRLGLPMMTEVNTNTQGTAFTVSIEAAVGVTTGVSAADRVTTVLAAVRPGARPEDLRRPGHVFPLRARPGGVLERRGHTEATVDLMALAGLAPCGVLCELTNEDGSMARLPEVAAFARAHSMPLLSVEDIAAWRRAAGEEKTRQAGQVA
- the recD2 gene encoding SF1B family DNA helicase RecD2, with the protein product MADLPLLRDPDAVELTGTVERVIFHNEENGYTVLRLLPDKGRPGEAKVAGAPPRTVSRDPVSCVGHMVDPQAGVQLRVAGRWVNNARFGRQVEFSSSEEVLPATSEGIRLYLASGLIKGVGEELAGRIVEVFGTDTIRMLDEEPERLLQVRGVGRKSLARIRESWAEHRGMRDLLLFLQPHGITPAYAVRIYRAYGSQALNVVRENPYRLAMDIHGIGFVTADAAAAKLGFEPDHPLRIQAGTLYILQKATDDGNVYLPEAKLVQEVCVQLNVEPERALDAIAALELDERLVREDLEALGGAAGPGEESGEDGEEGNEVGVYLRRYHHCEAKTAFYLQRLLHSPKAVRFENPDALVDKVTGELPIALAPEQLEAVRTAARSKVMVLTGGPGTGKTTIINAIIKLFGEVRARILLAAPTGRAAKRMAETSGREARTIHRLLEYSPKEDGFARNEDNPLACGLLVVDEASMMDTLLFYHLLKAVPLGATLVLVGDVYQLPSVGPGNVLADIIASGVVPVVELTEIFRQSAESEIICNAHLINHGEVPNLESSKERLSDFYFIHQNNPEKAADLMVDLVKNHIPRRFGLDPVDDIQVLTPMHKGAVGAGQMNTRLQEALNPNGLEVRRGDRAFRLHDKVMQVRNNYEKDVFNGDMGRIVFLDPKERTLSVNFDERVVPYDFDELDELAPAYAISIHKSQGSEYPAVVIPIMMQHYVLLQRNLIYTGVTRGKKLVVLVGESRALHMAVKNNKTRKRYTRLAQRLNPGN
- a CDS encoding helix-hairpin-helix domain-containing protein is translated as MNPQATAKTRSLADLKSVGKASLADFHLLGVDSVAALAAADPRELYERLCRLQGVTVDICQYDLFCCAVAQARDPHLPPEQCDWFWWSRRRKTRNATGAGGAED
- the aroC gene encoding chorismate synthase; the protein is MAGNTFGRILRLTTFGESHGPGLGGVLDGCPAGLELCEADMQAELDLRKPGQGPTATKRKESDTVRLLSGVFEGRTTGTPIGFYIANEDQRSRDYGNLADVFRPGHADWGYFQKYNGLRDHRGGGRSSGRETAARVAGGVIAKKILARKDVGIQAACVELGGIAVPAGDVDMERALSRPYFAASDAAPALWDAAVAEARKAGDTLGGIVQIVARNVPAGLGEPVFDKLEAVLAHAIMSVGAVKGVEVGEGFAAARLRGSQNNDALLPGADGSISSARFTSNHAGGILGGISSGQDIVLRAAVKPIASIAQEQQTVDKEGRAAAVLVGGRHDLSAIPRIVPVLSAMTALALADALLLQSRMEHGL